GATTTTGAGGATTGAATATGTCCAGTCGTTCTCCGTTTGTTGATCAAGCGGTTGCCCATCTCAATCAGGTTGCGCCGGTAACGGCACGGTTCATGTTTGGCGGTTATGGCTTATTTGTAGAGGGAGTGATGATCGCCCTGATTGCCGATGATGTCCTCTATTTCAAGGTTGATGATCAGAACCGAGAGGACTACATTGAAGCAGTCTCAGAACCTTTCACCTACTACGGAAAAGGCAAACCCATCCAGATGTCTTACTATCGTTTGCCAAGTGAGGTCTTTGATAATCTAGAACAGCTCGTGCAGTGGGTGGAAGCGTCCCAAGCTGCCGCTGCTCGGTCAAAGTCCAAATCTAAACGCACTCAGAAAGAATCGTTATGAAAGCCCAATTACAGTAAAT
This is a stretch of genomic DNA from Acaryochloris thomasi RCC1774. It encodes these proteins:
- a CDS encoding TfoX/Sxy family protein — protein: MSSRSPFVDQAVAHLNQVAPVTARFMFGGYGLFVEGVMIALIADDVLYFKVDDQNREDYIEAVSEPFTYYGKGKPIQMSYYRLPSEVFDNLEQLVQWVEASQAAAARSKSKSKRTQKESL